From one Streptomyces sp. Q6 genomic stretch:
- a CDS encoding LLM class F420-dependent oxidoreductase yields MPRPFRFGVNMLSPSPGDAWRAKCRRAEELGYDVILVPDHLGMPSPFPALVAAAEATTRPRVGTFVLNCAFWNPVLLAREVTTTEALTGGRLELGLGTGYVRDEFEQAGVPWGTPGSRVDHLEHTIAELDRLLASPEQGPRPPLLIGGNGDRMLRIAAERADIAAFTGARSAPNRPSGLQPLTPDELDGRVATYRKFAQDRAEPAEMNLLVQLVDVTEDRSAAARPWLERMPDLTERDVLESPLVLAGTVEEITAQLLERRERYGFSYITVLEPHHEALAPVIEALRGR; encoded by the coding sequence ATGCCGCGTCCGTTCCGTTTCGGCGTCAACATGCTGAGCCCTTCGCCCGGCGACGCCTGGCGCGCCAAGTGCCGCCGGGCCGAGGAGCTCGGCTACGACGTGATCCTCGTCCCGGACCATCTGGGGATGCCGTCCCCGTTCCCGGCCCTCGTCGCGGCGGCCGAGGCGACGACCCGGCCGCGCGTCGGCACGTTCGTGCTCAACTGCGCGTTCTGGAACCCGGTGCTGCTCGCCCGCGAGGTGACCACCACGGAGGCCCTCACGGGCGGCCGCCTCGAACTCGGGCTCGGGACCGGCTATGTGCGCGACGAGTTCGAGCAGGCCGGTGTGCCGTGGGGCACGCCGGGCAGTCGCGTCGACCACCTGGAGCACACCATCGCTGAGTTGGACCGGCTCCTGGCCTCCCCGGAGCAGGGGCCGCGCCCGCCGCTGCTGATCGGCGGCAACGGCGACCGGATGCTGCGGATCGCCGCCGAGCGCGCCGACATCGCCGCGTTCACCGGCGCCCGCTCCGCCCCAAACCGGCCGAGCGGGCTGCAACCGCTGACGCCGGACGAGCTGGACGGGCGCGTGGCGACGTACCGGAAGTTCGCGCAGGACCGGGCCGAGCCGGCCGAGATGAATCTGCTCGTGCAGCTGGTGGACGTCACCGAGGACCGGTCGGCGGCGGCCCGCCCCTGGCTGGAGCGGATGCCGGACCTGACCGAGCGGGACGTCCTGGAGTCGCCGCTGGTGCTCGCCGGCACGGTGGAGGAGATCACGGCGCAGCTCCTGGAGCGCCGGGAGCGGTACGGGTTCTCGTACATCACCGTCCTGGAGCCGCACCACGAGGCGCTCGCGCCGGTGATCGAGGCGCTGCGAGGGCGATGA
- a CDS encoding GNAT family N-acetyltransferase: protein MNDLRIRSAAPADLDAVLAFWKTSAEGTSISDDRAGVERLVARDPESLLLAERDGELLGTVIAGFDGWRCHLYRLAVRPDTRRQGIGSALLAAAEERFVALGGRRGDAMVLDRNERARHAWKAAGYAPEPQWSRWVKPLLDG from the coding sequence ATGAACGATCTTCGTATCCGGTCCGCCGCCCCCGCCGATCTCGACGCCGTCCTCGCCTTCTGGAAGACGTCCGCCGAAGGCACCAGCATCAGCGACGACCGCGCGGGCGTGGAGCGCCTGGTCGCGCGGGACCCCGAGTCCCTGCTGCTCGCCGAGCGGGACGGGGAGCTGCTGGGGACGGTCATCGCCGGGTTCGACGGCTGGCGCTGCCACCTGTACCGGCTCGCGGTGCGGCCGGACACGCGCCGGCAGGGCATCGGTTCGGCGCTGCTGGCCGCGGCGGAGGAGCGGTTCGTGGCGCTCGGCGGGCGGCGTGGCGACGCCATGGTCCTGGACCGCAACGAGCGGGCGCGGCACGCGTGGAAGGCCGCCGGATACGCGCCCGAGCCGCAGTGGAGCCGCTGGGTGAAGCCGCTGCTCGACGGCTGA
- a CDS encoding hemolysin family protein encodes MTEVLLLAVAVLLSLACGAFVAAEFSLTTVERGDLEDAVERGERGAASALKAVRNLTFQLSGAQLGITVTNLVVGMLAEPSIGKLIAGPLKSLGVPASASSSVALVIGTALSTVFLMVVGELVPKNWAISSPLAVSKRVATPQRWFSAAFRPFITHLNNTANRLVRRFGIEPTEELASARSPQELMALARHSAKAGALEADTAELFVRTLNLADLTAENVMTPRVQVVALDLQATCEDVANATRATGLSRFPVYRGNLDSVVGVVHIKDVLAVPDEERGRKRVSDLLREPLLVPETLTVERLLDRLSGKRTMAVVIDEYGGTAGVATLEDIVEEVVGEVRDEHDPHETPDIAPAGTDEEGRTLYSADGAARTDQLARVGMRVPDGPYETLAGLVANELGRIPDVGDSAEVVGWRLDVVDAHGHRAARVLLHAPPSTDTDTDTDHGTKGAAR; translated from the coding sequence ATGACCGAAGTACTCCTGCTCGCCGTCGCAGTCCTGCTGTCGCTGGCCTGCGGCGCCTTCGTGGCGGCGGAGTTCTCGCTCACCACCGTCGAGCGCGGCGATCTGGAAGACGCCGTCGAGCGCGGTGAGCGCGGCGCCGCCAGCGCCCTCAAAGCCGTACGGAATCTGACGTTCCAGCTGTCCGGCGCCCAGCTCGGCATCACCGTCACCAACCTCGTCGTCGGCATGCTCGCCGAGCCGTCCATCGGCAAGCTCATCGCCGGGCCGCTGAAGTCGTTGGGCGTGCCCGCCTCGGCGTCCTCGTCGGTCGCGCTGGTGATCGGCACCGCCCTGTCGACCGTGTTCCTGATGGTCGTCGGGGAGCTCGTCCCGAAGAACTGGGCGATCTCGTCACCGCTGGCGGTCTCCAAGCGGGTGGCGACGCCGCAGCGCTGGTTCAGCGCCGCGTTCCGCCCGTTCATCACGCATCTGAACAACACCGCGAACCGGCTCGTCCGCCGTTTCGGCATCGAGCCCACCGAGGAGCTGGCCTCCGCGCGCAGCCCGCAGGAGCTCATGGCGCTCGCCCGGCACTCCGCGAAGGCGGGCGCGCTGGAGGCGGACACCGCCGAGCTGTTCGTGCGGACGCTGAACCTGGCCGACCTGACCGCGGAGAACGTGATGACGCCGCGCGTCCAGGTCGTCGCCCTCGACCTCCAGGCCACCTGCGAGGACGTGGCGAACGCGACGCGCGCCACCGGCCTGTCCCGGTTCCCCGTCTACCGCGGCAACCTCGACTCGGTCGTCGGCGTCGTCCACATCAAGGACGTCCTCGCCGTGCCCGACGAGGAGCGGGGCCGCAAGCGCGTGTCCGACCTGCTGCGCGAGCCGCTGCTCGTCCCCGAGACACTGACGGTGGAGCGGTTGCTCGACCGGCTCTCCGGCAAGCGCACGATGGCCGTGGTGATCGACGAGTACGGCGGCACGGCCGGCGTCGCCACCCTGGAGGACATCGTCGAGGAGGTCGTCGGCGAGGTCCGGGACGAGCACGACCCGCACGAGACGCCCGACATCGCGCCCGCCGGCACCGACGAGGAGGGCCGCACCCTGTACTCGGCCGACGGCGCCGCCCGCACCGACCAGCTCGCGCGGGTCGGGATGCGGGTGCCCGACGGCCCGTACGAGACGCTGGCCGGGCTCGTCGCGAACGAGCTGGGCCGCATCCCGGACGTCGGTGACAGCGCCGAGGTCGTGGGCTGGCGGCTCGACGTCGTGGACGCGCACGGGCACCGCGCGGCGCGCGTCCTGCTGCACGCCCCACCGAGCACGGACACGGACACCGATACGGACCACGGGACGAAGGGGGCGGCCCGATGA
- a CDS encoding hemolysin family protein: MTAIQLLIGLLTLVVNAFFVGAEFALISVRRSQIEPHAENGNRRARSVLWGLEHVSAMLAAAQLGITLCTLVLGIVAEPAIAHLLEPAFDAAGVPHGLVHPISFVIALTVATYLHMLLGEMVPKNIALAEPERSALLLGPPLVALARALRPVIFTVNAFANALLKLLRVEVKDEVSATFSDDELARIVKDSSAAGLIDDRAQERLHDALELGRRPVKDVVLPLEKVVYARVGVTPEQLERLSAESGFSRFPVVDEGRRIVGYLHVKDALDAAPRDLPFRIPDMRSIARVRETTPLDDVLTAMRGSRTHVAAVLGADGRLAGLVTMEDVLRELFGQPV, from the coding sequence ATGACCGCGATCCAATTGCTGATCGGCCTGCTCACGCTGGTCGTCAACGCCTTCTTCGTGGGCGCCGAGTTCGCCCTGATCTCCGTGCGCCGCAGCCAGATCGAGCCCCACGCGGAGAACGGGAACCGCCGGGCGCGCAGCGTCCTGTGGGGTCTGGAGCACGTGTCGGCGATGCTCGCCGCGGCCCAGCTCGGCATCACGCTGTGCACGCTGGTGCTCGGCATCGTCGCCGAGCCGGCCATCGCGCACCTGCTGGAGCCCGCGTTCGACGCGGCCGGGGTGCCGCACGGTCTGGTCCACCCGATCTCGTTCGTGATCGCGCTGACCGTGGCCACGTATCTGCACATGCTCCTCGGCGAGATGGTCCCGAAGAACATCGCGCTCGCCGAGCCGGAGCGCTCGGCGCTGCTGCTCGGACCGCCGCTCGTCGCCCTGGCCCGCGCGCTGCGCCCGGTGATCTTCACGGTCAACGCCTTCGCGAACGCGCTGCTCAAGCTGTTGCGGGTCGAGGTGAAGGACGAGGTCTCGGCGACGTTCTCGGACGACGAGCTCGCCCGGATCGTCAAGGACTCCTCGGCGGCCGGCCTGATCGACGACCGTGCGCAGGAGCGGCTGCACGACGCGCTGGAGCTGGGCCGGCGCCCGGTCAAGGACGTCGTCCTGCCGCTGGAGAAGGTCGTCTACGCGCGCGTGGGCGTCACGCCCGAGCAGTTGGAGCGGCTGTCGGCCGAGTCCGGCTTCTCGCGCTTCCCCGTCGTCGACGAGGGCCGGCGCATCGTCGGCTATCTGCACGTCAAGGACGCCCTGGACGCGGCGCCGCGCGATCTGCCGTTCCGGATCCCTGACATGCGGTCCATCGCGCGGGTGCGGGAGACGACGCCGCTCGACGACGTCCTCACCGCGATGCGCGGCAGCCGGACGCATGTGGCGGCGGTGCTCGGCGCGGACGGCCGGCTCGCCGGTCTGGTGACGATGGAGGACGTGCTGCGGGAGCTGTTCGGGCAGCCGGTCTGA
- a CDS encoding holin — protein sequence MGTIWTVSFWKATAERAIRTFAQALAAVLVAGTTNLLDVAWSAALGTAGLATLLAVLTAVGTAGIGPHGPGIMETPTPQAAPEPAAPSGQPAV from the coding sequence ATGGGCACCATCTGGACCGTCAGCTTCTGGAAAGCCACCGCCGAGCGCGCGATCAGGACCTTCGCGCAGGCGCTCGCCGCCGTCCTCGTGGCGGGCACGACGAACCTGCTCGACGTGGCCTGGTCCGCGGCGCTCGGCACCGCGGGCCTCGCCACGCTGCTCGCGGTGCTCACCGCGGTCGGCACCGCCGGCATCGGCCCCCACGGCCCGGGGATCATGGAGACCCCCACGCCGCAGGCGGCCCCGGAACCGGCGGCGCCCAGCGGGCAGCCGGCCGTCTGA